The nucleotide window GTATCGGAACAAGAGGAAATAAAATATTTTTTATTTCACCCGATATCAATTTTTGGACACTTAAAACTATTCCAAGCACGCATGTTACGATATATAATGCAAAAAATATCATACCCAATTTAGACCGCATAACCTCTATACCTCATATTCTATCGAATATTTCTTTACTCACTTCATTTTAATTTCTTTTTCTTTTTTGAACTAACATAGAATGCTATGAATAGTAATAATTATTAAAATACATGAAATCTTTAAATAAATTCAATTTTGTATTAGTATGCTAAATAAATTATAACAGGAGAAAAGAGAATACAAATAATGAAAAAAGAGAAGAGGGAGATAAATATTTTAGAGAAGTAATTTGACAATCATTTAATTAGAAATGAAAAACATAAATAAAGGTCACTGAGTATGTTAAAGAGTATAGAATAGACAACTTTTTTAGATTATAAGATGTCCGATACTTTTTTTACTTTTGTATTTGTGTTTTGAAATATTCCGCTATCTCTGAATAACCCAATTTTTCAGTAAGCTCTATTGGTGTTCTTGACATAGAATCTTTGACTTCCGCGCTGACTCCTGCTTTCAATAGTCTGTCCACGAGATTTATCTGTCTTTCCTGCACCGCAATATGAAGTGGAGTTAAACCTTCAACTCCAAATTCTTTTCCATCAAGGGGTACTCCTGCTTCAATAAGTGTATTTAACATGTCTAATGAATGCTTATGAATGGCTCTATGGATTGGAGCCTTTCCGAAATAGTAAACCTCCGCAAATTCAGGGTAATAACTTACCAGTTGTTTCAACCCTTCTACATCTCCCTTCTCTATTCGTAAAAGGTATTCTTCGCAGATAACTGTTGAAAGGAGTCGAACAGTTCGTTGCAAGCCTTCATATAAACGGATTTGAGACATAGTTGCCCCAGCTACTGGTGTCGTTTTTTTGAGCTGTTTATTCACAAGGTCTAAAGGTGTCATCCCCATATTATTCTTCACACAAATTTCTGCTCTCTTTGCAAGTAACAGATACGCAAATCGTTCTTGTCCGTTCATGCCAGCATAGTGAAGGGGTGTATTCCCTGTATTATCAGGCAAATTCATATCGACTCCTTTTAATATAAGTATTTGTGCAGGTCCCCAATGTCCTCGTGCAGCACAGATATGAATAGCCGATTGTCCTGTCTTTGAAATCTTTGTATAATCCACCCCCGCGTCCAGTAATGTTTTGGCAATTAAAACATGACCCCTTTGGCACGCCAGATGAAGTGGAGTAAAGCCATCTTTATTATACTCATCTAAAGGTAATTTCTTACTTATCAGCCAAAGCGTTGTATCTTGAGCACCACATTGGCACGCATAATGTAATGCAGAATTGTTTTTCCCATCGAGTACAAACACATCCAATCCGAGCCCTTCCAGCCAGCGAATCATTTCCGAATTTTCGGAACAAGCACCGACATGGATTAATGTCCTCTTTTCCCTGTCAGAAACATTCACATCTGCACCGTGTTCTACAAGGTATTTCGCTATAGTCAAACTATCAACTTCTACTGCTACAAATAAAGCGGTCTTACCTACGGAATTTGACACATTAATATTTGTCCCATTATTGACAAGGAATTCCACAGATTCCATCTTTTTTGCCTCAACTGCCAGATGAAGTGCAGTATTTCCATATCGGTCTGTGTCGTCTTTTTGTACCCCCTTTGAAAGTAAAAATTCCATCAAAGGAACCAACCCCCGCACAGCAGAAATATGTAATGCTGTTCGTCCATCTTTATCTCGCACCTGAATATTTGCCCCTTTATCGACAAGCCATTTTGCCATCTCCTCATTCCCAGCGTTTATTGCCACTAACAATGGTGTATATCTATTTTTATCTACAATTTCTAAATCTGCACCTTGTTGGATTAAATATTCAGCAATTTCTTTATTCCCTTGTTCTATGGAGATTAGAAGTGGAGTTTTGCCATCTCTATTCCGAACGTTGATGCTTGCACCTCGCTCTACAAGTAATTTCACCACATCCATCTTCTTTTCATAGACTGCCAAATGAAGAGGTGTTTCTGAATTACGGACGACATTAATCGAATTAACATCTGCTCCCAAATCCAACAAATATGAAACCATTTCTGCGGGTGATTCCATAATTGCATATTCAAGAGGGAACATATCCTTCTTTACACTACCCAACCCATTAATATTTATCCCTAAATCAAGAAGTAAACGAACCATTTCTTTATTATTGTTCGAAATAGCAAGAGATAAAGGTTTATCCCCCTCTATTGTGGATACTTCTAAACTTGCACCACGTTTAAGAAGATGCAATAACATGTCTTTCTGATTTTTGCTTACCGCAATGATAACAGCTGGGGTAGAAAATCGGGTAGGAGGTATCGTCAACCATTCTGGATGCTCTTTTAAATAAACTTCAACCATTTCTATATCCCCGAATCCAACAGCGTATTCAAAGGGATAATGTTCATCATACGCACGAAATATCTGAACAACCCCAAAGTTTTTATTTTCACCCGCTATAACTGCAGGGCTACTATATTTGTTTTCATCTATCTCAAGGTTGGGTTTGGCACCTTTCATTATCAAGGTTCGTGCAACCTCTGGTGTTCCCGACTTGGCACATACATGGATAGGAGCATACTTTTCATGATTCCGCATATTCGGATTAAGCCCTAATCCTATTAAATGTTCTATCATATACACGCTATCCGCTTTCGATGCTAAATGCAATGATGTGTTACCAATTTCATCAGTACAAAACACATCACTGCCCCATGAAATAAATGTATCTAAAATATAGGGGTACCCATGCTCTGCTGTTGCTAAATACAATTGGTTTTTCTGTTCTGATGTAAGTTTGTCTTTAATTTCTGAGCAGTAAAGTAATGCGTATATGTCTCCTGACTGCACTATTTCTTCTATAGAGGCATATCCCCATTTACTTAAACATTCCTTAATAGTTACCTCAACATCTTTATTCACTTCAGCACGCACAATTTCTGAAAATAGAATAAAATCACCTAATAATCCAAGGGTCGTAATACTTAGGATAGTAGCCAAATTAAAGAGGTATATTTTCGTTATTTTTATCCATTTCATATTTTGACACCTTATTCCTTTACGAATTGTTTTTCAATATATAAGTCACCACCGACTTTGCAGGAATCT belongs to Candidatus Hydrogenedens sp. and includes:
- a CDS encoding ankyrin repeat domain-containing protein translates to MKWIKITKIYLFNLATILSITTLGLLGDFILFSEIVRAEVNKDVEVTIKECLSKWGYASIEEIVQSGDIYALLYCSEIKDKLTSEQKNQLYLATAEHGYPYILDTFISWGSDVFCTDEIGNTSLHLASKADSVYMIEHLIGLGLNPNMRNHEKYAPIHVCAKSGTPEVARTLIMKGAKPNLEIDENKYSSPAVIAGENKNFGVVQIFRAYDEHYPFEYAVGFGDIEMVEVYLKEHPEWLTIPPTRFSTPAVIIAVSKNQKDMLLHLLKRGASLEVSTIEGDKPLSLAISNNNKEMVRLLLDLGININGLGSVKKDMFPLEYAIMESPAEMVSYLLDLGADVNSINVVRNSETPLHLAVYEKKMDVVKLLVERGASINVRNRDGKTPLLISIEQGNKEIAEYLIQQGADLEIVDKNRYTPLLVAINAGNEEMAKWLVDKGANIQVRDKDGRTALHISAVRGLVPLMEFLLSKGVQKDDTDRYGNTALHLAVEAKKMESVEFLVNNGTNINVSNSVGKTALFVAVEVDSLTIAKYLVEHGADVNVSDREKRTLIHVGACSENSEMIRWLEGLGLDVFVLDGKNNSALHYACQCGAQDTTLWLISKKLPLDEYNKDGFTPLHLACQRGHVLIAKTLLDAGVDYTKISKTGQSAIHICAARGHWGPAQILILKGVDMNLPDNTGNTPLHYAGMNGQERFAYLLLAKRAEICVKNNMGMTPLDLVNKQLKKTTPVAGATMSQIRLYEGLQRTVRLLSTVICEEYLLRIEKGDVEGLKQLVSYYPEFAEVYYFGKAPIHRAIHKHSLDMLNTLIEAGVPLDGKEFGVEGLTPLHIAVQERQINLVDRLLKAGVSAEVKDSMSRTPIELTEKLGYSEIAEYFKTQIQK